From the genome of Salvelinus namaycush isolate Seneca chromosome 1, SaNama_1.0, whole genome shotgun sequence:
TAGCCCTGCCAAGCCCATTTGGAGTGGTTCACTTCAGGAGAGCATCATTTaaaaagttaaaataaaataGTAAGCAAATACACATTTTAAGTTAAACGTCAAATTaaaaaaagtcaaatctttcctTAGTGGCTCTACTAATTATCATATAGTTTGTATCACACCACAGTGAGTGTCAGTCATCTCCTCTAGGTTGAAGGTAACAAGATTGTATCTTCAACCTAgtttctcatctcatctcattcaAAGATAATGTGTGACATCATCAGTAGTGCTCATGGGAAATAATATTAATGCATCATACAGCCCCAGCAGAGTCTAGATTTTTGCCTGGGAATGGGTGACCATGAACCATGGGTATGGCTTGCGGATGCTGTTTGTGCACAAATTAATCTGGTTCTAGGAACCAAACAAGTTTCAAATGACAACTTGGGTTCCTTTGGTTCTTTGGGTTCCTTGGGTTCTTTAGAGTCAAGTTCCAAAAAAAAAGATAACTTGGGATCTAGAGTTCTTCATAGTCTCCGCCCTCTCTATTTGCTGACCCCTCCCCTCCAGCCAAGAAATCCTCCAAGTCATCCATTTTCTTGGTCCGAGATTTCTTCTTTTTCCTCTCTTTGTCATCTTCTGTTCCGGTCTCATCTTTATCCTTTTTCTTGTCCTTTTTAAGCTTCTTCTTGCTGCTCTTCTCATCCTCCTAAGAAAAaaggtttttaaaatgtatgtctaCTATGCTGTATAAACATGATCGCCACATAAAAAGACATCCACTCCCTTACCTCTTtgcttttcttcttctttttcttattttcttttgCGGAGTATTTGCTTTCCTTCTCTGAAAAGCAATTAATAGAATTTGAGAAATTAATGAATACAATGtaattttgttttataatgtGATATCCTTTGGTACAGTTCTCTGTCATGTGCTAGGATACTATTCTATGGTACTTGGTTGTACTCACTAGATgccaaacggaagaaaactgaTTTAAACAGAGAAGGACTATCTAAACTCTTGTGCAAAAATAAACAATTGTTTTCATTTTACGTTGCTAAACTTTGAAATACAGTatgcactaatgaatacgaccctgttCTCTATAGATTTGTGGTAGTGGACTTGCCTTCTAGGTCCTCACTGCTGTCCTTGGCTTTGGGGGCTTCTTCCTCCATAAAGCCCAAGCCAAACAGGTCTGTCTCATTCTTGCTCTGAAAGGAGGGCTTCAGGACCGGTGTGGGCTTCAGAGGCTCTGGTATCAGAGTGGCTGGAGGGATGTCATCATCTGACAGCTCCAGATCAGACAGTACTTCATCCCTGACTGGGAAAACCTCCTGTGGACAGATGCAGAGGGAAATAATGAAGTCCGAACTATTACAAATACTAATATACATTGTAACCATGCATCCAAACCAAAAAGGCCCATCAAATAATTTATCGAAAATGTATTGGATATTTCACAAATGCAGCACTACATATTTTACGAGGAAAGCCATTTCAATAGGCTGACTACTCAATCTAAAAATGATGACTTGTAACCTACAACCCTAAATAACATCCTTTTGACCTAGCTACCTTAGTTATCTTCTGGATGACTGCCTCCTCCTCAGACTCAAAGTCAAGATCATCCATCACGAAGGAGAGCATCTGCTCAGCAACAGTGGCCCCTGGGTCAGAGTCTGAGTCCACCCCAGGGGTTCCTCCCTTTTTCCCTCTGGGTAGGCATGGCTGCTCCAGGGCTACTGCAGGTGCagaggttagggtgagggtgatGGGCTCAGCCACCTGGGGGACAGTGTTCTCCAAGAGTTGGCCAGCAGGTGCCAAAGGCTCCGGAGCTTGGGGCTCCATGGCACGGGGCATTATGGACTCAGTGCCCGGTCTAAAACAGAGTACAAAAACATCCCTTAAAACCAGAAATGTTTTACTCTTGATGACAAGAGTCATCTAATAACATATACAATAGAAATTAGTTTCTAAAACAGATGAcaaaaaaaacaaagaaatagataAGAGCTTATATAATTCTAAATATAACAAAAGTGACTTAACCATTTCAATTTAACACTTGATAAGACTACAGTACATTAACGGATATGCTGGATATAAGAGGCTTACTTTTTCAGCTCTGAATCACTGTCAAGGTCGAGGTGGTCATCCTGAGTGACAGCAGGTACTGGTGGTGATATTGGTGGGGGCTGtgcttccacctcctcctcatcaCTAGACATAGTGAAGTCTTTACTGGTGAGAAGGCCCAGGGTGTTGGGCAGGGGCAGCGGGGGCTCCTTGTCATCTGGGTCCAGCTCATCCTGATAACCTGCCACCATGGGGTTCCCTCTGTCCTCTACATCACTGTAAtagatgatgataataataataaatacagtatatatatatatacatatatacacatatacactgtgtgtgtatatacagtggggagaacaagtacttgatacactgccgattttgcaggttttcctacttacaaagcatgtagaggtctgtaatttttatcataggtacacttcaactgtgagagatggaatctaaaacaaaaatccataaaatcacattgtatgatttttaagtaattaatttgcattttattgcatgacataagtatttgatacatcagaaaagcagaacttaatatttggtacagaaacctttgtttgcaattacagagatcatacgtttcctgtagttcttgaccaggtttgcacacactgcagcagggattttgtacctatgataaaaattacagacctctacatgctttgtaagtaggaaaacctgcgaaatcggcagtgtatcaaatacttgttctccccactgtatatatacatatatatatacagtggcttgcgaaagtattcaccccccttggcatttttccaattttgttggcttacaacctggaattaaaatacattttttgtaggtttgtatcatttgatttacacaacatgcctaccactttgaagatgcaaagtatttttattgtgaaacaaacaagaagtaagacaaaaaaacagaaaacttgagcgtgcataactattcaccctcccAAATTCAATACTTTgttagagccaccttttgcagcaattacagctgcaagtctcttggggtatgtctctataagcttggcacatctagccactgggatttttgcccattcttcaaggcaaaactgctccagctccttcaagttggatgggttccgctggtgtacatcaatctttaaatcataccacagattctcaattagattgaggtctgggctttgactagacatttaaatatttctccttaaaccactcaagtgttgctttagcagtatgcttagggctgttgtcctgctggaaggtgaacctccgtctcagtctcaaatctctggaagactgaaacaggtttctctcaagaatttccctgtatttagcgccatccatcattccttcaattctgaccagtttcccagtccctgccgatgaaaaacatccccacagcatgatgctgccaccaccatgcttcactgtggggatggtgttcttagagtaatgagaggtgttgggtttgcgccagacatagcgttttccttgatggccaaaaagcccaattttagtctcatctgaagagtactttcttccatatgtttggggagtctttttttctttaagcaatggctttttttctggccactcttctgtaaagcccagctctgtggagtgtacggcttaaagtggtccaatggacagatactccaatctccgctgtggagctttgcagctcatccagggttatctttggtctctttgttgcctctctgattaatgccctccttcctggtccatgagttttggtgggcggccctcttggcaggtttgttgtagtgccatattctttccattttttagtaatggatttaatggtgggatgttcaaagttcctgatatttttttttataacccaaccctgatctgtacttctccacaactttgtccctgacctgtttggagagctccttggtcttcatgatgccttttgcttggtggtgttgcagactggggcctttcagaacagtaTATATACTgtgatcatgtgacagatcatgtgacacttagattgcacacaggtggactttatttaacaaattatgtgacttctgaaggtaattggttgcaccagatcttatttaggggcttcatagcaaagggtacatacatacatatgggtacatacatacatatgggtacatacatacatacatatgggTACATACATAtgggtacatacatacatacatatgctcgcaccacttttccgtttaaatgtttttgtaaacaagtcatttttttcatttcaattcaccagtttggactattttgtgtatgttcattacatgaaatacaaataaaaacccatttaaattacaggttgtaatgcaacaaaatacggAAAACGCCTAGGGGGATGAATAcctttttgcaaggcactgtatatggtacTTTAATACAAGATGACACAAAATAAGGAATTTCTGTAGAAACTTAAATTCTACGAAAATTAGAGAATGCTGGAATACTCTTTGGTTCTACCCCCTAGAACGTATAAAATAACAACTGTCTATTAAATGAAACATTGTTTGCAATTCTTAAATCCTCTCTTTCCACAATTTATTCAATGGAAGCATTGAATAAATAGAGCCATCTGGAAACTCTCACCACAGATGGCCTGCTCCAGATAGTACTGTGTACTGTAAACATAGAGCATGTTTTCCAGCAGGGAAGGAAATAAACCGTGGAAACACAGACCACGTTCTAAATGTCATCTTATTATATAGCGCACAAATCagtttttaccagagccctatgtgaatagggtgccatttgagacgcatccAGGGATAAGAAcccctactctactactactTACCTGTCACTGTCCAGTGCAGGTTGGGGAACCTTAACTTTAGAGGGCAGGCTGTCCTCCAGGAAGCTTTTATCCAGACCCTCGTCTGGCACAAAGTCATCCACACTCTGAACGTTAGCAGGACACACGGGGGCAGGCTCCGGCTCTGAATACAGACAGCAGTGATCAGAAGAGCCTTTGATGTGTTCCAAATGGAAACCTGTTTTCACAGTGCACTACTGTGTGTTTTGACCCTattcaaaagtattgcactatatagggaatagggtgccaattgggactcATCCTTTGTTATTATTCACCAGCATAGACTT
Proteins encoded in this window:
- the rabl6b gene encoding rab-like protein 6 isoform X3 gives rise to the protein MTTYPLKRSRQPASIGTTKPLMTWSRWKCGTWWIKSDEVALDAEFLDVYKNCNGVIMMFDITKQWTFNYILRELPKVPTHVPVCVLGNHRDMGDHRVILPDDIRQVIANLNRPMGSSYIHYAEASMKNGFGLKYLHRFFNIPFLQLQRETLLRQLETNQLDMDATLEELTVQQETEDQNYEIFLENIETRSKGYGSPGPANGRSPSGSQSPTVPPSGASTGSSSPGTPHQPTIPAQVPGLQATSPSPSPPPPALAAGMVSPTAELQSPTLTQAPSPEHPGPSPLPPASCPAQAPPPQKHGLISRLFGSAPAPEVTATMPEPEPAPVCPANVQSVDDFVPDEGLDKSFLEDSLPSKVKVPQPALDSDSDVEDRGNPMVAGYQDELDPDDKEPPLPLPNTLGLLTSKDFTMSSDEEEVEAQPPPISPPVPAVTQDDHLDLDSDSELKKPGTESIMPRAMEPQAPEPLAPAGQLLENTVPQVAEPITLTLTSAPAVALEQPCLPRGKKGGTPGVDSDSDPGATVAEQMLSFVMDDLDFESEEEAVIQKITKEVFPVRDEVLSDLELSDDDIPPATLIPEPLKPTPVLKPSFQSKNETDLFGLGFMEEEAPKAKDSSEDLEEKESKYSAKENKKKKKKSKEEDEKSSKKKLKKDKKKDKDETGTEDDKERKKKKSRTKKMDDLEDFLAGGEGSANREGGDYEEL